The Kitasatospora sp. NBC_01287 genome contains a region encoding:
- the ribA gene encoding GTP cyclohydrolase II translates to MTSAAPSVPAQLPPARVRTRVRVPLRFGDGFRVEADVVTFHDLADGAEHLALGLGDPRATTTPLVRLHSECLTGDVFGSARCDCGPQLRESVERIAEQGGYLLYLRQEGRGIGLYNKLDAYALQDGGLDTYAANAALGLPEDARDYTAAAQMLRTLDATRIELLSNNPAKAAQLTALGIAIARRVPTGVHASPSNLHYLRAKARGTALTLGHGLRLRPETA, encoded by the coding sequence ATGACCAGTGCCGCTCCGTCCGTCCCGGCCCAGCTGCCGCCTGCCCGGGTCCGCACCCGGGTGCGGGTGCCGCTGCGGTTCGGCGACGGCTTCCGCGTCGAGGCCGACGTGGTGACCTTCCACGACCTCGCCGACGGCGCCGAGCACCTCGCGCTCGGCCTCGGCGACCCGCGGGCCACCACCACTCCCCTGGTCCGGCTGCACTCCGAGTGCCTGACCGGCGACGTCTTCGGCTCGGCGCGCTGCGACTGCGGCCCGCAGCTGCGCGAGTCGGTGGAGCGGATCGCCGAGCAGGGCGGCTACCTGCTCTACCTGCGCCAGGAGGGCCGCGGTATCGGTCTCTACAACAAGCTCGACGCCTACGCCCTGCAGGACGGCGGCCTGGACACCTACGCCGCCAACGCCGCCCTCGGCCTGCCGGAGGACGCCCGCGACTACACCGCGGCCGCCCAGATGCTGCGCACGCTGGACGCGACCAGGATCGAACTGCTGAGCAACAACCCGGCCAAGGCCGCCCAGCTCACCGCACTCGGCATCGCGATCGCCCGCCGGGTGCCGACCGGCGTGCACGCCTCGCCGAGCAACCTGCACTACCTGCGCGCCAAGGCCCGGGGCACGGCGCTCACCCTGGGCCACGGGCTGCGGCTGCGGCCCGAAACGGCCTGA
- a CDS encoding VOC family protein gives MPVRRLNHAVLYIRDVSRAVAFYTEVLGFRVDVEIPGRAAFLSSPDSLNDHDLGLFAVGEQAPGPQQGHVGLYHLAWEVGTLGELAEIGQKLTEHGALVGATDHQVSKSFYAKDPDGNEFEVMWRVPREDWPTGDEQNGLRRLDLAGAIERWGAQLATGAAAGSAT, from the coding sequence ATGCCCGTCCGCCGTCTCAACCACGCGGTGCTCTACATCCGCGACGTGTCCCGCGCCGTCGCCTTCTACACCGAGGTGCTCGGCTTCCGGGTGGACGTCGAGATCCCGGGCCGGGCCGCCTTCCTCAGCTCGCCCGACAGCCTCAACGACCACGACCTGGGCCTCTTCGCGGTCGGCGAGCAGGCGCCCGGTCCGCAGCAGGGCCACGTCGGCCTCTACCACCTGGCCTGGGAGGTCGGCACGCTGGGCGAACTGGCCGAGATCGGCCAGAAGCTCACCGAGCACGGCGCGCTGGTCGGCGCCACCGACCACCAGGTCTCCAAGTCCTTCTACGCCAAGGACCCCGACGGCAACGAGTTCGAGGTGATGTGGCGGGTGCCGCGCGAGGACTGGCCGACCGGTGACGAGCAGAACGGCCTGCGCCGACTGGACCTGGCAGGCGCGATCGAGCGCTGGGGCGCCCAGCTGGCCACCGGTGCGGCGGCCGGCTCGGCGACCTGA
- a CDS encoding DNA-formamidopyrimidine glycosylase family protein: MPEGDSVFRTAAQLHQALAGRRLTAAELRVPAHATAELTGRQVLDVTPRGKHLLTRLEGGLTLHTHLRMDGRWHIYRGGERWSGGPAHQIRAVLGTEECTAVGYRLPVVRLLRTADEDEAVGHLGPDLLGPHWQDGGPEEALRRLAGAPERPAGEALLDQRNLAGIGNVYAAELCFLAGVTPWTPFGELPAPERLVALAHRLLQVNRMRPGHITTGEPRPDRSHWVYGRAGQPCRRCGSMIRTARQGAAPRQRVAFWCPSCQRGPGPDGAEPR; this comes from the coding sequence ATGCCCGAGGGTGACTCCGTCTTCCGGACCGCCGCGCAGCTGCACCAGGCCCTGGCCGGCCGGCGGCTGACCGCGGCCGAGCTGCGGGTGCCCGCGCACGCCACCGCCGAGTTGACCGGGCGCCAGGTGCTGGACGTCACCCCGCGCGGCAAGCACCTGCTGACCCGGCTGGAGGGCGGCCTGACCCTGCACACGCACCTGCGGATGGACGGCCGCTGGCACATCTACCGCGGCGGGGAGCGGTGGAGCGGCGGTCCCGCCCACCAGATCCGCGCCGTGCTCGGCACCGAGGAGTGCACCGCCGTCGGCTACCGTCTGCCGGTGGTGCGGCTGCTGCGCACGGCGGACGAGGACGAGGCCGTCGGCCACCTCGGCCCCGACCTGCTCGGACCCCACTGGCAGGACGGCGGCCCCGAGGAGGCCCTGCGGCGACTGGCCGGGGCGCCCGAGCGGCCCGCCGGCGAGGCGCTGCTGGACCAGCGCAACCTGGCCGGGATCGGCAACGTCTACGCGGCGGAACTCTGCTTCCTGGCCGGGGTCACCCCGTGGACGCCGTTCGGCGAGCTGCCCGCGCCGGAGCGCCTGGTCGCGCTGGCCCACCGCCTGCTGCAGGTCAACCGGATGCGCCCTGGCCACATCACCACCGGCGAGCCGCGCCCGGACCGCAGCCACTGGGTCTACGGGCGGGCCGGGCAGCCGTGCCGCCGCTGCGGCAGCATGATCCGCACCGCGCGGCAGGGGGCGGCGCCACGGCAGCGGGTGGCGTTCTGGTGCCCGAGCTGCCAGCGCGGCCCCGGCCCGGACGGCGCCGAGCCGCGCTGA
- a CDS encoding NADP-dependent succinic semialdehyde dehydrogenase, whose translation MAIATVNPATGQTLRTFEPYSAATVEQRLARAEQTFAQYRLTDFGRRTQLMHRAAELLDADRETVARLMTTEMGKPLTAARAEAAKCAKAMRWYADRAAALLADEHPAAQDVVDAGASRAWVRYRPLGVVLAVMPWNFPLWQVIRFAAPALMAGNVGLLKHASNVPQTALYLEDLFRGAGFPDGCFQTLLIDSGTVAQVLRDPRVAAATLTGSEGAGRAVASVAGDEVKKTVLELGGSDPFVVLPSADIAAAARTAVTARVQNNGQSCIAAKRFIVHAEVYEEFRAAFTARMAELRIGDPMDEATEIGPLATRQGRTELSELVADALALGAQVECEVEVPGGLGEGWFYPPTVLSGITGQMRIHHEEAFGPVATLYRADDLEHALRLANDTPFGLSSNVWTTEEAEQERFVRDIQAGGVFFNGMTASHPALPFGGVRRSGYGRELSGHGIREFCNATTVWVAQH comes from the coding sequence ATGGCGATCGCGACCGTGAACCCGGCGACCGGACAGACCCTGCGGACCTTCGAGCCCTACTCGGCCGCCACCGTCGAGCAGCGCCTGGCCCGGGCCGAGCAGACCTTCGCGCAGTACCGGCTGACCGACTTCGGCCGTCGCACGCAGCTGATGCACCGGGCGGCCGAGCTGCTGGACGCGGACCGCGAGACGGTGGCCCGCCTGATGACCACCGAGATGGGCAAGCCGCTGACCGCCGCCCGCGCGGAGGCCGCCAAGTGCGCCAAGGCGATGCGCTGGTACGCCGACCGCGCGGCGGCCCTGCTGGCGGACGAGCACCCGGCGGCACAGGACGTGGTGGACGCCGGGGCCTCCCGGGCCTGGGTGCGCTACCGACCGCTGGGGGTGGTGCTCGCGGTGATGCCGTGGAACTTCCCGCTCTGGCAGGTGATCAGGTTCGCCGCGCCCGCGCTGATGGCGGGCAACGTCGGTCTGCTCAAGCACGCCTCCAACGTCCCGCAGACCGCGCTCTACCTGGAGGACCTGTTCCGCGGCGCCGGGTTTCCCGACGGCTGCTTCCAGACCCTGCTGATCGACTCCGGCACCGTGGCCCAGGTGCTGCGCGACCCGCGGGTGGCGGCGGCCACGCTGACCGGCAGCGAGGGCGCGGGCCGGGCGGTGGCCTCGGTGGCGGGCGACGAGGTGAAGAAGACGGTGCTGGAGCTGGGCGGCAGCGACCCCTTCGTGGTGCTGCCCTCGGCGGACATCGCGGCCGCCGCCAGGACGGCGGTCACCGCGCGGGTGCAGAACAACGGGCAGTCGTGCATCGCCGCCAAGCGGTTCATCGTGCACGCCGAGGTGTACGAGGAGTTCAGGGCCGCTTTCACCGCGCGGATGGCCGAGCTGCGGATCGGCGACCCGATGGACGAGGCCACCGAGATCGGCCCGCTGGCCACCCGCCAGGGCCGCACGGAGCTGAGCGAGCTGGTCGCGGACGCGCTGGCGCTGGGAGCCCAGGTGGAGTGCGAGGTGGAGGTGCCGGGCGGACTGGGCGAGGGCTGGTTCTACCCGCCGACCGTGCTCAGCGGGATCACCGGGCAGATGCGGATCCACCACGAGGAGGCCTTCGGCCCGGTCGCCACGCTCTACCGGGCCGACGACCTGGAGCACGCCCTGCGGCTGGCCAACGACACGCCGTTCGGGCTGAGCTCCAACGTCTGGACCACCGAGGAGGCCGAGCAGGAGCGCTTCGTGCGCGACATCCAGGCCGGTGGCGTCTTCTTCAACGGCATGACCGCCTCGCACCCCGCGCTGCCGTTCGGCGGCGTCCGGCGCTCCGGCTACGGGCGGGAGCTGTCCGGGCACGGGATCCGCGAGTTCTGCAACGCCACCACGGTCTGGGTTGCGCAGCACTGA
- a CDS encoding VOC family protein, producing MTEAAAGRVGAVEGAKGAAVRCVPALPSWVSLMAGDLDAATEFYGTLLGWTFSPGPSRWGPYLRAEADGVPVAGLSASVDLQLPVSWTTFFGTEDADVVAERVRARGGTVAVGPLGSDAGRLAIAADPAGAPFGLWEGPLDVGPVLSTIPGAPVWIELRTKDAFAAALFYGEVFAWDNREPQDLEVRWEHDRVVLRTQRRSVAALAEATDPEARPSWNVYFSVADTDHAVELADGLGADVLGEVRDSPYGRVAHLRDPQGGRFSLISRPAGS from the coding sequence ATGACGGAGGCAGCGGCCGGCAGGGTGGGGGCGGTCGAGGGGGCGAAGGGTGCGGCGGTGCGCTGCGTGCCGGCGCTGCCCAGCTGGGTCAGCCTGATGGCCGGCGACCTGGACGCCGCCACCGAGTTCTACGGAACGCTGCTCGGCTGGACCTTCAGCCCGGGCCCGAGCCGCTGGGGCCCCTATCTCCGCGCGGAGGCCGACGGCGTCCCGGTGGCGGGGCTGAGCGCCTCGGTCGACCTGCAGCTGCCCGTCTCCTGGACCACCTTCTTCGGCACCGAGGACGCCGACGTGGTCGCCGAGCGGGTCCGCGCCCGCGGCGGCACGGTCGCCGTGGGCCCGCTGGGGTCCGACGCCGGACGCCTGGCGATCGCGGCCGACCCGGCCGGCGCGCCGTTCGGTCTCTGGGAAGGGCCGCTGGACGTCGGCCCGGTGCTCAGCACGATCCCCGGCGCGCCGGTCTGGATCGAGCTGCGGACCAAGGACGCCTTCGCCGCGGCCCTCTTCTACGGCGAGGTCTTCGCCTGGGACAACCGCGAGCCGCAGGACCTGGAGGTCCGCTGGGAACACGACCGGGTGGTGCTGCGCACCCAGCGACGCAGCGTGGCCGCGCTCGCGGAGGCCACCGACCCGGAGGCCAGGCCCAGCTGGAACGTCTACTTCTCGGTCGCCGACACCGACCACGCGGTCGAGCTAGCCGACGGGCTCGGCGCCGACGTGCTCGGCGAGGTCCGGGACAGTCCGTACGGGCGAGTGGCGCACCTGCGTGACCCGCAGGGCGGCCGGTTCTCACTGATCAGCCGGCCGGCGGGGAGCTGA
- a CDS encoding AI-2E family transporter — protein MAEQHDRSRRPSWFPIGFGLALGALLAALLVRSVLRISGLLTLVALALFLAISLEPVVTWLTRRGVRRFWAVTALVLVLLAAMAGFVALVIPPLSAEVSALSTAIPDWLQQLHDHQSALGRLEDHYHLIDRAKQALSGGNATTVLNGVLGAGRLVLNALTAVVVVTTLTLYFLAGLPAIKSYGYRFVPASRRERVVDLVEEVVVRTGRFMLANLATSGIAGLATFGWLEGWGVPYPALLGVFVALMDLVPVVGSTIGGVVVSLVALVVSFPVALATAAFYIVFRLAEDYLIMPRAMKYAVAVHPVVTVLAVLAGGALLGLVGALVAVPVAVAVGLVLDEVVFPRLERR, from the coding sequence GTGGCCGAGCAGCACGACCGGAGCCGGCGGCCGTCCTGGTTCCCGATCGGCTTCGGCCTCGCGCTGGGCGCACTGCTCGCCGCGCTGCTGGTGCGCTCGGTGCTGCGGATCAGCGGACTGCTCACCCTGGTGGCACTGGCGCTCTTCCTGGCGATCAGCCTGGAGCCGGTGGTGACCTGGCTGACCCGACGGGGCGTGCGCCGGTTCTGGGCGGTGACCGCGCTGGTGCTGGTGCTGCTGGCGGCGATGGCCGGCTTCGTCGCGCTGGTGATCCCTCCGCTGAGCGCCGAGGTCAGCGCCCTGAGCACGGCGATCCCGGACTGGCTGCAGCAGCTGCACGACCACCAGTCCGCCCTCGGCAGGCTGGAGGACCACTACCACCTGATCGACCGGGCCAAGCAGGCGCTCAGCGGGGGCAACGCCACCACCGTGCTGAACGGGGTACTGGGCGCCGGGCGGCTGGTGCTCAACGCCCTGACCGCCGTGGTGGTGGTGACCACGCTGACGCTGTACTTCCTGGCCGGGCTGCCGGCCATCAAGTCCTACGGCTACCGCTTCGTGCCCGCCAGCCGCCGCGAGCGGGTGGTCGACCTGGTCGAGGAGGTGGTGGTGCGCACCGGGCGGTTCATGCTCGCCAACCTGGCCACCTCGGGGATCGCGGGCCTGGCCACCTTCGGCTGGCTGGAGGGCTGGGGCGTGCCGTATCCGGCGCTGCTGGGGGTCTTCGTGGCGCTGATGGACCTGGTGCCCGTGGTCGGCTCGACCATCGGCGGCGTGGTGGTCTCGCTGGTGGCGCTGGTGGTCTCGTTCCCGGTGGCGCTGGCGACGGCGGCCTTCTACATCGTCTTCCGACTGGCCGAGGACTACCTGATCATGCCGCGCGCGATGAAGTACGCGGTGGCGGTGCACCCGGTGGTGACCGTGCTGGCGGTGCTGGCCGGCGGCGCGTTGCTGGGGCTGGTGGGGGCGCTGGTCGCGGTGCCGGTGGCGGTCGCGGTGGGGCTGGTGCTGGACGAGGTGGTCTTCCCGCGCCTGGAGCGGCGCTGA
- a CDS encoding nucleoside deaminase: protein MSGFEQAWQAAPAAVRRCLELAHLSLTGGGLAVGAVLVDGAGLVRAEGRNRAYDGPGGPDPLQGTPLAHAELNALALVRTGCDLGGLTLWSTQQPCAMCAAALAFTGVGGVRFLAPDPWAPASSGPADAGSPAAGAGAGPAPADSPWLIAANLLFLQSIVDSADLAHPTVLRNRELEPETAALLCPPAAGDPAGGLPALLAPRWDLLLDAAAARARRTAVTTGVR, encoded by the coding sequence ATGAGCGGGTTCGAGCAGGCCTGGCAGGCGGCTCCGGCGGCGGTGCGCCGCTGTCTGGAGCTGGCCCACCTCTCGCTGACCGGGGGCGGCCTCGCGGTCGGCGCCGTCCTGGTGGACGGCGCGGGGCTGGTCCGCGCCGAGGGGCGCAACCGGGCCTACGACGGGCCCGGCGGCCCCGACCCGCTCCAGGGCACCCCGCTGGCGCACGCCGAGCTGAACGCACTGGCCCTCGTGCGCACCGGCTGTGACCTGGGCGGCCTCACACTCTGGAGCACCCAGCAGCCCTGCGCGATGTGCGCGGCGGCACTCGCCTTCACCGGCGTCGGCGGTGTCCGCTTCCTGGCCCCCGATCCGTGGGCGCCGGCCTCCTCCGGCCCGGCCGACGCCGGTTCGCCTGCCGCCGGGGCCGGGGCCGGGCCGGCGCCTGCCGACTCGCCGTGGCTGATCGCCGCCAACCTGCTCTTCCTGCAGAGCATCGTGGACTCGGCCGACCTGGCGCACCCCACGGTGCTGCGCAACCGAGAGCTGGAGCCGGAGACCGCGGCCCTGCTGTGCCCGCCCGCCGCGGGCGACCCGGCGGGCGGGCTGCCCGCGCTGCTCGCCCCGCGCTGGGACCTGCTGCTCGACGCCGCCGCCGCCCGCGCCCGGCGGACAGCGGTCACCACCGGGGTGCGCTGA
- a CDS encoding aspartate ammonia-lyase, translated as MSAQQFGEAGARAAGEYRVEHDSMGEVKVPAAAKWQAQTQRAVENFPVSGRGLGRAHIAALARIKAAAAKVNAELGIIEAPVAEAIRQAAAEVAEGRWDAEFPVDVFQTGSGTSSNMNTNEVLATLAGERLGRPVHPNDQVNASQSSNDVFPSSIHIAATAAVTEELLPALELLATALEAKEAAFATVVKAGRTHLMDATPVTLGQEFGGYAAQVRLGQERLRATLPRVAELPLGGTAVGTGINTPPGFAAAVIAELARATGLPLTEARNHFEAQGARDALVELSGQLRTVAVGLTKIVNDLRWMSSGPRTGLGEINLPDLQPGSSIMPGKVNPVIPEVVAMVAAQVMGNDATVAVAGASGNFELNVMLPVIARNLLESVALLTSAAGLLAERTVAGITANVERARAFAESSPSVVTPLNRYIGYEEAAKVAKQALAEEKTIRQVVLERGYLERGLLTEVQLDEALDVLRMTRP; from the coding sequence ATGAGTGCGCAGCAGTTCGGTGAGGCCGGCGCGCGGGCCGCGGGCGAGTACCGCGTCGAGCACGACTCGATGGGTGAGGTGAAGGTGCCCGCCGCCGCGAAGTGGCAGGCGCAGACCCAGCGCGCGGTGGAGAACTTCCCGGTCTCGGGGCGCGGCCTGGGCCGCGCCCACATCGCGGCGCTGGCCCGGATCAAGGCCGCCGCCGCGAAGGTCAATGCCGAGCTGGGCATCATCGAGGCCCCGGTGGCCGAGGCGATCCGGCAGGCCGCCGCCGAGGTGGCCGAGGGCCGCTGGGACGCCGAGTTCCCGGTGGACGTCTTCCAGACCGGCTCCGGCACCTCCTCCAACATGAACACCAACGAGGTGCTGGCCACCTTGGCGGGCGAGCGCCTGGGCCGCCCGGTCCACCCCAACGACCAGGTCAACGCCAGCCAGTCCTCCAACGACGTCTTCCCCTCCTCGATCCACATCGCCGCCACCGCCGCCGTCACCGAGGAGCTGCTGCCCGCCCTGGAGCTCCTCGCCACCGCGCTGGAGGCCAAGGAGGCGGCCTTCGCGACCGTGGTCAAGGCCGGCCGCACCCATCTGATGGACGCCACCCCGGTCACCCTCGGCCAGGAGTTCGGCGGCTATGCGGCGCAGGTCCGCCTCGGCCAGGAGCGGCTGCGCGCCACGCTGCCCCGGGTCGCCGAGCTGCCGCTGGGCGGCACCGCCGTGGGCACCGGCATCAACACCCCGCCAGGCTTCGCCGCCGCCGTGATCGCCGAGTTGGCCCGGGCCACCGGCCTGCCGCTGACCGAGGCCCGCAACCACTTCGAGGCGCAGGGCGCCCGGGACGCGTTGGTCGAGCTGAGTGGCCAGCTGCGCACCGTCGCGGTCGGCCTGACCAAGATCGTCAACGACCTGCGCTGGATGTCCTCCGGGCCGCGCACCGGCCTCGGCGAGATCAACCTGCCCGACCTGCAGCCGGGCTCCTCGATCATGCCGGGCAAGGTCAATCCGGTGATCCCCGAGGTGGTGGCCATGGTGGCCGCCCAGGTGATGGGCAACGACGCCACCGTGGCGGTGGCCGGCGCCAGCGGCAACTTCGAGCTGAACGTGATGCTCCCGGTGATCGCCCGCAACCTGCTGGAGTCCGTCGCGCTGCTGACCAGCGCCGCCGGGCTGCTGGCCGAGCGCACGGTGGCCGGCATCACCGCCAACGTCGAGCGGGCCCGCGCGTTCGCGGAGTCCTCACCCTCCGTGGTCACCCCCCTCAACCGTTACATCGGCTACGAGGAGGCCGCCAAGGTCGCCAAGCAGGCACTGGCCGAGGAGAAGACGATCCGTCAGGTGGTGCTGGAGCGCGGCTATCTGGAGCGCGGCCTGCTGACCGAGGTCCAGCTCGACGAGGCGCTGGACGTCCTGCGGATGACCCGTCCCTAG
- a CDS encoding VOC family protein, with product MSEPADTAAQPDTAAQPDSAQLDGGLPPAPGAPAPQVWPSLRATDARALIRFLVEAFGFEEVVVYGEGELVEHAQLAWPQGGGLMLGSVRPGADDKWALRPGSFGAYVVTDRPDALHERAKAAGAEIVSPPHTTHYGSRDFAARDPEGNHWSFGTYRGEPRAPKE from the coding sequence ATGTCCGAGCCCGCCGACACCGCTGCCCAGCCCGACACCGCTGCCCAGCCCGACAGCGCGCAGCTCGACGGGGGCCTGCCGCCCGCCCCGGGCGCCCCCGCACCGCAGGTCTGGCCCAGCCTGCGGGCCACCGACGCCCGGGCACTGATCCGGTTCCTGGTCGAGGCCTTCGGCTTCGAGGAGGTCGTGGTCTACGGCGAGGGCGAGCTGGTCGAGCACGCCCAGCTCGCCTGGCCGCAGGGCGGTGGCCTGATGCTCGGCTCGGTCCGCCCCGGCGCCGACGACAAGTGGGCGCTGCGTCCCGGCTCGTTCGGCGCCTACGTGGTGACCGACCGGCCCGACGCGCTGCACGAGCGGGCCAAGGCCGCCGGCGCCGAGATCGTCAGCCCGCCGCACACCACCCACTACGGCTCACGCGACTTCGCCGCCCGCGACCCGGAGGGCAACCACTGGTCCTTCGGCACCTACCGCGGCGAGCCGCGTGCGCCGAAGGAGTGA
- a CDS encoding helix-turn-helix domain-containing protein, with translation MTSAAGDPTGRVDESVRARPAPALRPFIAWYSGYRQRGVPPALHRGLPSPYLTLILTLDEPLRLAAHPDPAQPPAGYRALLGGLHTRPALITHDGRQSGVQIALSPLGARALLGLPAGELAELDLPADDVLGRCAEEGRERLRSAEDWPGRFAAVDQWLAGRLAAVPGPAPEVAEAWRLLLAGGGRPAAAELAERVGWSGRHLAARFRTEIGLTPKAAARVIRFDRARRLLAARTARTAAASGAASAATPATASEAAVRHGGGLGLAQLAVDCGYFDQAHLAREFRALAGCAPSRWLAAEGLAGSETSKAPPGRTAQAGGSPG, from the coding sequence GTGACCAGCGCCGCCGGGGACCCCACGGGCCGGGTGGACGAATCCGTCCGCGCCCGCCCGGCGCCCGCGCTGCGCCCGTTCATCGCCTGGTACTCGGGCTACCGGCAGCGCGGGGTGCCGCCCGCCCTGCACCGCGGTCTGCCCTCGCCGTACCTGACGCTGATCCTCACCCTCGACGAGCCGCTGCGGCTGGCCGCGCACCCCGACCCCGCGCAGCCGCCGGCCGGCTACCGCGCGCTGCTCGGCGGCCTGCACACCCGCCCCGCGCTGATCACCCACGACGGCCGGCAGTCGGGCGTGCAGATCGCGCTCAGCCCGCTGGGTGCCCGCGCGCTGCTCGGGCTGCCCGCGGGGGAGCTGGCCGAGCTGGACCTCCCGGCCGACGATGTCCTCGGGCGGTGCGCCGAGGAGGGCCGGGAGCGGCTGCGCTCGGCGGAGGACTGGCCGGGCCGGTTCGCCGCCGTCGACCAGTGGCTGGCCGGCCGGCTGGCCGCCGTGCCCGGACCCGCCCCCGAGGTGGCCGAGGCCTGGCGGCTGCTGCTGGCGGGCGGCGGGCGGCCCGCGGCGGCCGAACTCGCCGAGCGGGTGGGCTGGAGCGGGCGCCACCTGGCGGCGCGGTTCCGCACCGAGATCGGCCTCACGCCCAAGGCCGCCGCCCGGGTGATCCGCTTCGACCGGGCCCGCCGGCTGCTGGCCGCCCGGACCGCCCGGACCGCCGCGGCGAGCGGCGCCGCCTCCGCCGCCACCCCCGCCACCGCGTCCGAGGCAGCCGTGCGCCACGGCGGCGGCCTGGGACTGGCGCAGCTGGCGGTGGACTGCGGGTACTTCGATCAGGCGCACCTGGCCCGCGAGTTCCGCGCCCTGGCCGGCTGCGCGCCGAGCCGCTGGCTGGCCGCCGAGGGCCTCGCGGGTTCCGAAACGTCCAAGGCACCGCCGGGGCGCACGGCGCAGGCTGGAGGCAGTCCGGGATGA
- a CDS encoding cholesterol oxidase substrate-binding domain-containing protein: MATDPHDRDDTPTPQSEHGARGLTRRRLLAGSAALGGAGWLLRGILTPDGAQAAPGGPGAPADVPVPPAPPAFPAGLVPYRQVYENWAGEIHADQLWTCAARTPEDVVTLANWAYGQGWRLRAQGHRHTWAPLTVADGTPAGTAVLLVDTTQHLTAISAAGTADAPAVRAQAGADMEAILTHLGGRGLGVTHCPAPGDVTLGGVLAIGGHGTAVPATGESAPAGHGYGSVSNLVTQLTAVVWDGSAGRYALRTFDRADPDTAAFLVHLGRAFVTEAVLRAGVDQNLRCLSRVDIPASRLFAAPGATGGQGLADFLAQSGRVEAIWFAFTEFPWLKSWSVTPEQPLTSRAVTEPYNYPFSDSIPTPVATLAGELVSGSWALAPTFGQLQYLIAAIGLTGDLTDVLLSGTLLQDLLSLDVVTHLLAGGLRSDLWGPSRALLQYVRPTTLRMTANGYAVLARRADVQWVVNQVTSGYQTLLARYQAGGRFPVNGAVEIRVTGLEDPATSGVPGAQAPLLSALRARPDHPEWDTAVWFDVLTLPGTPGLHEFGRDLEQLLLATFDGTRAALRVEWSKGWAYTADATWADPDVLGRVIPDSYRAGGGPGWDTAVATLDRYDPARVFGNPFLDQLLR; this comes from the coding sequence ATGGCTACCGACCCGCACGACCGCGACGACACCCCGACCCCGCAGTCCGAGCACGGGGCACGGGGTCTGACCCGTCGTCGGCTGCTGGCCGGATCCGCCGCGCTCGGCGGGGCCGGCTGGCTGCTGCGCGGGATCCTCACCCCGGACGGCGCCCAGGCCGCGCCGGGCGGCCCCGGTGCCCCCGCGGACGTACCCGTACCGCCGGCACCGCCCGCCTTCCCGGCCGGACTGGTGCCCTACCGCCAGGTCTACGAGAACTGGGCCGGCGAGATCCACGCCGACCAGCTCTGGACCTGCGCCGCGCGGACCCCCGAGGACGTGGTCACCCTGGCCAACTGGGCGTACGGCCAGGGCTGGCGGCTGCGGGCCCAGGGCCACCGGCACACCTGGGCCCCGCTCACCGTCGCCGACGGCACCCCGGCGGGCACCGCGGTGCTGCTGGTCGACACCACCCAGCACCTCACCGCGATCAGCGCCGCCGGCACCGCCGACGCTCCGGCCGTGCGCGCCCAGGCCGGCGCCGACATGGAGGCGATCCTCACCCACCTGGGCGGGCGCGGCCTGGGCGTCACCCACTGCCCCGCCCCCGGTGACGTGACACTGGGCGGCGTGCTCGCCATCGGCGGCCACGGCACCGCTGTGCCCGCCACCGGCGAGAGCGCCCCGGCCGGTCACGGCTACGGCTCGGTGAGCAACCTGGTCACCCAACTCACCGCCGTGGTCTGGGACGGGAGCGCCGGCCGGTACGCGCTGCGCACCTTCGACCGCGCCGATCCCGACACCGCCGCGTTCCTGGTCCACCTGGGCCGCGCCTTCGTCACCGAGGCCGTGCTGCGGGCCGGCGTCGACCAGAACCTGCGCTGCCTCAGCCGGGTCGACATCCCCGCCTCGCGGCTGTTCGCCGCGCCGGGCGCCACCGGCGGGCAGGGCCTGGCCGACTTCCTGGCGCAGAGCGGGCGGGTGGAGGCCATCTGGTTCGCCTTCACCGAGTTCCCCTGGCTGAAGTCCTGGAGCGTCACCCCCGAGCAGCCGCTCACCTCGCGCGCCGTCACCGAGCCCTACAACTACCCGTTCTCGGACAGCATCCCCACGCCGGTCGCCACGCTCGCCGGCGAACTGGTCAGCGGCTCCTGGGCGCTGGCCCCCACCTTCGGCCAACTCCAGTACCTGATCGCCGCGATCGGCCTGACCGGCGACCTCACCGACGTCCTGCTCTCCGGCACCCTGTTGCAGGACCTGCTCAGCCTCGACGTGGTCACCCACCTGCTGGCCGGCGGCCTGCGCTCCGACCTCTGGGGCCCCTCCCGCGCGCTGCTCCAGTACGTCCGCCCCACCACGCTGCGGATGACCGCCAACGGCTACGCGGTGCTCGCCCGCCGGGCCGACGTGCAGTGGGTGGTCAACCAGGTCACCAGCGGCTACCAGACGCTACTGGCGCGGTACCAGGCCGGCGGACGGTTCCCGGTCAACGGCGCCGTGGAGATCCGCGTCACCGGCCTGGAGGACCCGGCCACCAGCGGCGTCCCCGGCGCCCAGGCGCCGCTGCTCTCGGCCCTGCGGGCCCGCCCGGACCACCCCGAGTGGGACACCGCGGTCTGGTTCGACGTGCTCACCCTGCCCGGCACCCCTGGCCTGCACGAGTTCGGCCGCGACCTCGAACAACTGCTGCTCGCCACCTTCGACGGCACCCGCGCCGCGCTGCGCGTCGAGTGGTCCAAGGGCTGGGCCTACACCGCGGACGCCACCTGGGCCGACCCCGACGTCCTGGGCCGGGTCATCCCCGACAGCTACCGCGCCGGCGGCGGCCCGGGCTGGGACACGGCCGTGGCCACCCTGGACCGCTACGACCCGGCCCGCGTCTTCGGCAACCCGTTCCTGGACCAACTGCTGCGCTGA